GCCGACGTCGAGTTCTCCGGGGTGGAGGCCTTTCTCGACGTTATCGCCGGAGCACTGAAGGACCGGACCTACCGGTCATCCCCGCTCCGGCGGGTCGAGATCCCCAAGCCCGGGCAGCCGGGGAAGACCCGGCCGCTTTCCATCCCCACCGTCCGCGATCGGGTGGTCATGACCGCGGCGAAGATCGTCCTCGAGCCCATCTTCGAGGCGCAGTTCCTCCCGGTGAGCTTCGGCTTCCGGCCGAACCTCTCGGCGCACGATGCGCTGGAGGCGGTCCGGACCCGGGCCAACCGGGGCGCCGAGTGGGTGCTTGACGCCGACTTGACGGACTGCTTCGGAAGCATCGACCACGACGCCCTGATCGGGTTGGTTTCAGAACGGGTGTCGGATCGGGACATGCTGAAGCTCCTCCGGGCGTGGCTGAGGGCTGGGGTGCTGGTGGATGGGGTGGTGACCGAGCCCGTGTCGGGAACGCCCCAGGGGTCTCCGATCTCCCCGTTGCTGGCCAACGTCGCCCTGCACGTCCTTGACCGGACGTGGACGGCGACGAGCGGCTCCCTCGGGGTGCTGGTGAGGTACGCCGACGACTTCGTCGTGCTCTGCTCCCGACGCGTCCGGGCCGAGGAGGCCCGGAGGCGGGTGGCGGCGATCCTTCGTCCTCTGGGGCTTCAGCTGAACTCGGAGAAGACCAGGATCGTCTGCCTCACCGAGGGTGCGGAGGGCTTCGACTTCCTGGGCTTTCACTGCCACAAGGTGGAGTCCTGGAGATGGCGGGGTCGGTGGTACCTGCAGCACTGGCCGTCCCGGCTGGCCACCGAACACGCTTCGAGCTCCTGGGGTTCATCGCTGCGGCGGCTGCCTTTGTTGGAGGCCAAAGGCACGTATCTGGCTCCTGGAAGATCTTGATAGCTTTGGTGGCGCTGACGACGGCAGTGATTGTATGGCTTTGGTTGGGGGTAGCCATCGATCGTTGCAGCGATGGCGTTCGAAGGGTCGAAGAGGAGATCAATCGACGCATCGGAGAAGACTTGCTGCAGTGGGAATCCGGCAGACGCGGGACCACTTTTCATTGGTTCCATAAGTGGTGGCACCCACGGAAGCAGGCCTGACCGCCCGGGCCAAGGTGGCCCAAGCACTGCGGCGCCCAGCAGAGGTGAAAGGGCTGTTCTCCCTGCCGAATCTTCTCACCGCCAGTCGCCCGGGACTCGGTTTGCTGGGCGCGTTGGCTTTGTCTTCAGAAGATCCGGAATTGGCGCTATGGCTGTACTACGCTGGTCTCATCACCGATGTGGCCGATGGAATGCTTGCTAGAGCGTCCAACTCTTCTAGCGACTTCGGGAGGGAATTCGACAGGTGGGCCGATGTTGCTTTCAATGTGACCACGGGGACGGCGCTGGGAATCTATGCGGCGGCCCATCGCTCCCTGGCACGACTTGGAGCCCTCGCTGCTATGGTTGCGGTCACGACTCTTTCGCGTAGTGGGAAGAGGCGTGTGCGCGTCACCCCACACAGCGCCA
This sequence is a window from Actinomycetota bacterium. Protein-coding genes within it:
- the ltrA gene encoding group II intron reverse transcriptase/maturase — encoded protein: ADVEFSGVEAFLDVIAGALKDRTYRSSPLRRVEIPKPGQPGKTRPLSIPTVRDRVVMTAAKIVLEPIFEAQFLPVSFGFRPNLSAHDALEAVRTRANRGAEWVLDADLTDCFGSIDHDALIGLVSERVSDRDMLKLLRAWLRAGVLVDGVVTEPVSGTPQGSPISPLLANVALHVLDRTWTATSGSLGVLVRYADDFVVLCSRRVRAEEARRRVAAILRPLGLQLNSEKTRIVCLTEGAEGFDFLGFHCHKVESWRWRGRWYLQHWPSRLATEHASSSWGSSLRRLPLLEAKGTYLAPGRS